In Arachis hypogaea cultivar Tifrunner chromosome 2, arahy.Tifrunner.gnm2.J5K5, whole genome shotgun sequence, a genomic segment contains:
- the LOC112756262 gene encoding uncharacterized protein, translating to MAPPSLSQCEKTEQLPPHHHHLQDLLNAARPFLRRELHSVDNNLPSLFDLLCSVGAGECWHKHGSFLDHLTDVHRILKLWKAPDSVCLCGLFHSAYSNSYVNLAIFDPSTGRDVVRGHVGDEAERLIHLFCIVPRQPLIHDDLLFRYSDEELVSHLRESEISLNNAKEKGIFNGEEHWRKKVQGIVPAEGVIVKHIRTGEDVRVSRRAVAIFLMLTMADFCDQWFGFQDTLFENDDGRLEFSGNNCEALWPGDGKPGLWFSSISRMGAVYNLIWREEEIFMLENKKSKTDYDFHFDRDEHIELVVPPVFDNCTKVVAAEDGIAARELYWDAVCGKKEGLERKEELLLGSIEKNPFAGEPYVVLSQVYLTEGRFEEAEKAAETGLKLLLEWGCPWDKRTSWEGWVAWVRVLLLKAMEKSWPNTGFGILNLGLVK from the coding sequence ATGGCTCCCCCCTCACTCTCTCAATGTGAAAAAACTGAACAACTGCCACCTCATCACCACCACCTCCAAGACCTCCTCAATGCCGCCCGCCCTTTCCTTCGCCGGGAGCTACACTCTGTTGACAACAACCTCCCGTCGTTGTTTGACCTACTCTGCTCCGTCGGCGCCGGCGAGTGCTGGCACAAGCATGGCAGCTTCCTCGACCACCTCACCGACGTCCACCGCATCCTCAAGCTCTGGAAGGCACCGGACTCCGTCTGCCTCTGCGGCCTCTTCCACTCAGCATACTCCAACTCCTACGTCAACCTCGCCATCTTCGACCCTTCCACCGGCCGCGACGTCGTTCGCGGCCACGTCGGCGACGAAGCCGAGCGCCTCATCCATCTCTTCTGCATCGTTCCAAGGCAGCCGCTCATCCACGACGACCTCCTCTTTCGCTACTCCGACGAAGAACTCGTCAGTCACCTCCGCGAATCAGAGATCTCACTCAACAACGCCAAGGAGAAAGGAATCTTCAACGGAGAAGAACACTGGAGGAAGAAGGTACAGGGAATCGTTCCGGCGGAGGGAGTTATCGTGAAGCATATCCGTACGGGGGAGGACGTTAGGGTTTCGAGGAGAGCGGTAGCGATTTTCCTGATGTTAACAATGGCGGACTTCTGCGACCAGTGGTTCGGTTTCCAGGACACACTTTTCGAGAACGACGACGGCCGCCTCGAGTTTTCCGGGAACAATTGCGAGGCTCTTTGGCCCGGAGACGGAAAGCCCGGGCTTTGGTTCAGCTCGATTTCGAGAATGGGCGCGGTTTATAACCTAATTTGGAGGGAGGAAGAAATTTTTAtgttggaaaataaaaaaagtaaaactgATTATGATTTTCATTTTGATAGGGACGAGCACATTGAGCTGGTTGTGCCGCCGGTTTTCGATAACTGCACGAAGGTTGTGGCGGCGGAGGATGGGATAGCGGCGAGGGAGTTGTACTGGGATGCCGTGTGCGGCAAGAAAGAGGGTTTGGAGAGGAAGGAGGAGTTGCTGTTGGGGTCTATAGAGAAGAATCCGTTTGCAGGTGAGCCGTACGTGGTGCTGAGTCAGGTGTACCTAACCGAGGGGAGGTTCGAGGAGGCGGAGAAGGCGGCGGAGACAGGGCTGAAATTGCTTCTGGAGTGGGGGTGCCCTTGGGATAAGAGGACTTCATGGGAAGGTTGGGTTGCTTGGGTTAGGGTCTTGCTTTTGAAGGCTATGGAGAAATCTTGGCCTAACACCGGCTTCGGTATTCTCAACTTGGGCCTTGTAAAGTAA
- the LOC112756271 gene encoding blue-light photoreceptor PHR2, with translation MDSNHQMPQPPHNTDQTNENQNQSIVLSEEHTTQQQPPPPPPFAVASLSLSLSTILPTHFFLQPKTQTLFSPQQPNKLKVPTQASSLTHLSLSTPTPLSLSSNSINNKLSFKSTISHNPLQSPFPLLPHRPSDPSGAAALRRAAVVWFRNDLRVHDNETLNTAHNESLSILPVYCFDPSDYGKSSSGFDKTGLFRANFLIQSVSNLRKNLQERGSDLVVRVGKPETVLVELVKAVGADAVYMHKEVSHDEVKTEEKVEKVMKEENVEVKCFWGSTLYHVDDLPFGLEDMPSNYGGFRDKVKGLDIRKTIEALDQLKGLPKRGDVEPGDIPTLTDLGLNPAATMAQEGKAAANNSMIGGETEALQRLKKFAAECEAQPNKGIKDGAQDSIYGANFSCKISPWLAMGCLSPRTMFEELKKTASRTVAASSNRNDGGNGSSSNGTNWLMFELLWRDFFRFITKKYSTPKKQQEATPVTACTGALA, from the exons ATGGATTCCAACCACCAAATGCCACAACCACCACACAACACTGACCAAACTAATGAAAACCAAAACCAAAGCATAGTTCTTTCCGAAGAACACACCactcaacaacaaccacctccaccaccaccatttGCAGTGGCTTCAttatccctctctctctccaccatCCTCCCAACCCATTTCTTCCTCCAACCAAAGACCCAAACTTTGTTCTCTCCCCAACAACCCAATAAGCTCAAAGTCCCAACCCAAGCTTCATCCCTCACCCACCTTTCTCTCTCTACACCAAccccactttctctctcctcaaactCCATTAACAACAAGCTTTCGTTCAAGTCAACAATCTCCCACAATCCACTCCAATCCCCTTTCCCTCTTCTCCCCCACCGCCCCTCTGACCCCTCAGGCGCCGCCGCACTCCGCCGCGCCGCCGTCGTGTGGTTCCGCAACGACCTACGCGTCCACGACAACGAAACCCTAAACACCGCACACAACGAATCACTCTCAATCTTACCTGTTTACTGCTTCGACCCTTCGGATTACGGCAAATCCTCTTCAGGGTTCGACAAGACCGGTCTTTTTCGCGCCAATTTCTTGATCCAATCGGTTTCGAATCTCAGGAAGAATCTTCAAGAACGTGGGTCGGATCTCGTTGTCAGGGTTGGGAAACCAGAAACGGTTTTAGTTGAGCTTGTTAAAGCCGTTGGTGCTGATGCTGTGTATATGCATAAAGAGGTTTCACATGATGAAGTTAAAACTGAGGAGAAGGTGGAGAAGGTTATGAAAGAGGAGAATGTTGAAGTGAAGTGCTTTTGGGGAAGCACATTGTACCATGTTGATGATTTGCCGTTTGGGTTGGAAGATATGCCTTCCAATTATGGAGGGTTTAGGGATAAGGTGAAAGGCTTGGATATTAGGAAGACTATTGAGGCTTTGGATCAGCTCAAAGGTCTGCCCAAGCGCGGCGATGTTGAGCCCGGCGATATTCCTACTTTGACTGACCTTGGTCTTAATCCGGCTGCTACAATGGCTCAG GAGGGGAAAGCAGCTGCTAATAATTCCATGATTGGAGGGGAAACTGAAGCCCTACAAAGGCTCAAAAAATTTGCAGCTGAGTGTGAAGCTCAACCAAACAAAGGGATTAAAGATGGTGCACAAGATAGTATTTATGGTGCCAACTTCTCCTGCAAAATTTCTCCATGGTTGGCAATGGGATGCCTCTCTCCTCGTACAATGTTTGAGGAGCTAAAGAAAACTGCCAGCAG AACCGTTGCTGCTTCATCAAATCGTAATGATGGTGGAAATGGCTCATCCAGCAATGGAACAAATTGGTTGATGTTTGAGTTGCTGTGGAGGGACTTCTTTAG GTTTATTACCAAGAAATATAGTACTCCAAAGAAACAGCAGGAAGCTACTCCAGTCACTGCTTGTACTGGTGCACTTGCTTAA